The proteins below are encoded in one region of Ostrea edulis chromosome 3, xbOstEdul1.1, whole genome shotgun sequence:
- the LOC125672591 gene encoding trafficking protein particle complex subunit 10-like: protein METKPIVTCHGDQSLFSSLHPLLLHWLPQEATEWRRSYSRAPKTVYLEASFVPYDEDILPTDTDKTLVSRPYFHIFWTSCDLDAYKQSIREELMEWTTALKKKNIPDWLIVVVAMDESKLKSKLLPRSSVFDKIKSDFCTKQPERCVVVTEPLKQDQKTNESWQVLLQRLRTLLLQAFNKHLGKYEDGMRSLREKRNEQGWKFNSFFLVQEELAFMFEMLGLFEDALIQYDELDALFTQYILFFAAGNPVNWMMKYTAECTKWSGLSLRKPINRDIRDLIKDNKDSLVDFRSYLFSRQCALLFLLNKPLEVPKRAMEFLHNTVQEIRKLKVKMPVGTIDCWVFLSCLEILNKYQQFSGSDHLKSHSLYTASLWDYARRKLKYLGELCGLRPEPDIEPTSDQLTLVLDLIAGLATKDDEDREDTHKRPPEKLGEALSSKEAFTKTYLELSELAMGTFKHISRFRSARLIGKDLADFYILQGEPEKAENFLMDAMKSFHQEGWHHLADDMKLELAKCQKMLGNRLKYLKTACQVVSSPTLPEDVRQTFQMEIMGIAKECSGSNYLLKASPMIVVEDLIVREHSVICDQTVYIDVFLQCNIPEAIHCDTVSLSIHPHAFIKQTVSGKKLLCKADSGGMLKEQVPNFNPIKKPVPSHIEVKAHTESSSSAIVCVNTQDLLRRTDSTKNYRRESQQVKEDFSEALVLEGVELTPGKNVLNLSKQVCNTGGYKPSQLLLRTGGLDFLKSLETEEYFCVFHEHPVCVLKPAIGDYLLSGITQQAFLTISPGSFRLVPGETIKLDTSQGLSVTTEKGDNMLVIKETEEGQDQEFKVQVFLERENSMTSEAQMIMMCNSFPLPVKINLTLNSPFWVTHKILTAGDRKYIQISLDGSTTEKFLLAGPVLRCENPDVEMLPMNKNGQELSVSRHQTVSYLWQLKCNSADVDHLKLVFCVGYSSPLDLREKTHKLTYACAITDFQTLYTVRVDVKPEGKMKDFEVGRGAVMTIRISQSQGCGEQTPVIYKIENKPDVWKIPDKSSGLVKMPDRQNKITLNVVPLRPGLFHVPKVTVFRPTKGVWEKSENNRKSGSSSDISPDQENGPYHGFSRGQVYYASNGKQVKVCQDSTNGGNKS, encoded by the exons ATGGAAACAAAACCaatagttacat GTCACGGAGACCAGTCCCTGTTCTCCTCCCTTCACCCGCTTCTCTTACACTGGCTTCCCCAGGAAGCAACAGAGTGGAGAAG GTCCTATAGCCGGGCTCCCAAGACAGTGTACCTGGAGGCTAGTTTTGTTCCCTATGATGAAGACATTCTACCGACAGATACAGACAAGACCCTCGTCAGTCGACCGTACTTCCACATCTTCTGGACGTCTTGT GATTTGGATGCCTATAAACAATCAATTCGTGAAGAACTTATGGAATGGACGACTGCACTGAAGAAAAAGAACATTCCTGATTGGCTGATTGTAGTGGTTGCCAtggatgaaagtaaactgaAGTCCAAACTGCTACCTAGGTCTTCTGTGTTTGACAAAATCAAAAGTGACTTCTGCACCAAGCAGCCTGAGAG ATGTGTTGTGGTGACTGAGCCACTGAAGCAGGATCAGAAGACGAACGAGTCTTGGCAGGTTCTGCTCCAGCGACTCCGTACTCTGTTACTGCAGGCCTTCAACAAGCACCTCGGCAAATACGAGGATGGTATGAGGAGTTTACGAGAGAAAAGAAATGAACAGGGGTGGAAATTTAACAGTTTCTTCCTTGTACAG GAGGAGTTGGCCTTTATGTTTGAGATGCTGGGTCTCTTTGAGGATGCTCTCATTCAGTACGATGAACTCGATGCTCTTTTCACCCAGTACATTCTTTTCTTTGCTGCTGGAA ACCCTGTAAACTGGATGATGAAATACACAGCTGAGTGCACCAAATGGTCAGGCTTGTCACTCCGAAAACCAATCAACCGTGACATCCGTGATTTAATCAAAGATAATAAGGACAGTTTGGTGGATTTCCGAAGCTACCTATTTTCGAGGCAGTGCGCTTTGTTATTCCTCCTCAATAAACCTTTAGAAGTTCCCAAACGAGCGATGGAGTTCTTACACAACACTGTCCAGGAGATTCGCAAGTTAAAG GTGAAGATGCCAGTGGGAACCATTGATTGCTGGGTATTCCTGAGCTGTTTAGAAATCTTAAATAAATACCAACAATTCAGTGGATCGGATCATTTGAAGAGCCACTCCCTGTACACAGCGAGTCTGTGGGACTATGCCAGGAGGAAG CTGAAATACCTGGGAGAGCTGTGTGGGTTACGACCAGAACCGGACATTGAACCAACGTCTGACCAACTCACTTTGGTGTTGGATCTCATTGCTGGTTTGGCAACAAAAGATGATGAAG ACAGGGAGGACACACATAAGAGACCTCCTGAAAAACTAGGAGAAGCCCTTTCATCCAAGGAAGCCTTCACCAAAACTTACCTA gagttatctGAACTTGCCATGGGGACTTTTAAACACATCAGCAGGTTTAGGTCTGCCCGTCTTATTGGAAAAGATCTggctgatttttacat CTTACAAGGGGAACCTGAGAAAGCTGAGAACTTTCTGATGGACGCTATGAAGAGTTTTCACCAAGAGGGCTGGCATCATTTAGCAGACGACATGAAGCTTGAACTGGCCAAATGCCAGAAAATGCTAGGAAACAGATTAAA GTACCTTAAAACAGCGTGCCAGGTTGTGAGTAGTCCGACGTTACCTGAAGACGTGAGACAAACATTCCAGATGGAAATTATGGGCATTGCTAAGGAGTGCTCAG GGAGTAACTACCTCTTAAAGGCATCTCCGATGATTGTTGTGGAGGACCTGATTGTGAGGGAACATTCCGTAATCTGTGATCAGACTGTGTATATAGACGTCTTTCTCCAGTGCAACATTCCCGAAGCGATTCATTGCGACACTGTCAGTCTGTCGATTCATCCTCACGCGTTCATTAAACAAACTGTCTCAGGGAAGAAGCTGCTGTGTAAGGCTGACAGTGGGGGCATGCTGAAAGAACAGGTGCCGAACTTTAACCCGATCAAGAAACCCGTTCCTAGTCATATAGAGGTCAAAGCTCACACCGAATCTTCATCTAGTGCAATTGTATGTGTTAACACACAAGACTTGCTACGACGGACAGACAGCACGAAGAACTATCGAAGGGAATCTCAACAGGTCAAGGAGGATTTCAGTGAAGCTTTGGTACTGGAGGGGGTGGAGCTGACCCCGGGGAAGAATGTACTAAATCTGTCCAAGCAG GTGTGTAACACAGGAGGATACAAGCCTAGTCAACTATTACTGAGAACCGGAGGTCTGGATTTTCTGAAAAGTTTGGAGACTGAGGAGTATTTCTGTGTGTTTCATGAACACCCCGTTTGTGTTCTCAAGCCAGCTATCGGAG ATTATCTTCTGTCTGGTATCACACAGCAAGCATTTCTCACAATATCCCCCGGGAGTTTTCGTCTCGTCCCAGGGGAGACCATCAAACTGGACACATCGCAGGGACTCTCTGTCACAACAGAGAAGGGTGACAACATGTTGGTCATCAAGGAGACGGAGGAGGGTCAGGACCAAGAGTTTAAAGTGCAGGTTTTTCTTGAGAGGGAAAATTCTATGACATCAGAAGCTCAG ATGATAATGATGTGCAATAGTTTCCCATTACCTGTGAAgattaatttgaccttgaattcTCCATTTTGGGTCACACATAAAATTCTTACAGCTGGAGACAG GAAGTACATCCAGATCTCGTTAGATGGCAGCACGACGGAGAAGTTCCTGTTAGCGGGTCCTGTGTTACGATGTGAGAACCCAGACGTAGAAATGCTTCCTATGAACAAAAATGGACAAGAACTG AGTGTCAGTCGTCACCAGACCGTGTCCTATCTGTGGCAGCTCAAGTGTAACAGTGCAGACGTTGACCATCTGAAGCTGGTCTTCTGTGTCGGTTACAGCAGTCCTCTTGACCTCCGTGAGAAGACCCACAAACTGACCTATGCATGTGCCATAACTGATTTCCAG ACTTTGTACACTGTAAGAGTGGATGTTAAACCTGAGGGAAAGATGAAGGACTTCGAGGTGGGCCGTGGGGCCGTCATGACTATCAGGATATCTCAGTCCCAGGGCTGTGGTGAACAGACACCTGTGATCTATAAAATCGAGAACAAACCTGACGTGTGGAAAATCCCAGACAAAAGCTCAG GGTTAGTGAAGATGCCAGATAGACAGAATAAAATAACCTTGAATGTTGTTCCCTTAAGACCAGGACTTTTTCATGTTCCAAAAGTTACAGTGTTCAGACCCACTAAAG GTGTTTGGGAAAAATCTGAGAACAACAGAAAATCAGGCTCTTCCAGCGACATATCGCCAGACCAGGAGAATGGCCCATACCATGGCTTCTCTAGGGGTCAAGTGTACTACGCCAGCAACGGCAAGCAGGTCAAGGTGTGTCAGGACTCTACAAACGGAGGGAACAAATCTTAA